One Alnus glutinosa chromosome 3, dhAlnGlut1.1, whole genome shotgun sequence genomic region harbors:
- the LOC133863364 gene encoding uncharacterized protein LOC133863364: MVMYVGWSLNYMYHVWHQLLCEWNTSLKLARSSELFDKNKEFLSGGKLLLDGLELRKHGSPDIVMALVGNKADLQEKLEVPVQDGIDYAEKNGICMLTTYTTYNSERLRLTELQKHGSPDIVMALVGNKADLQEKREVPVQDGIDSAEKNGMFFIETSAKTADNINQLFEEIAKRLPRPPAS, encoded by the exons atggtgatGTATGTTGGTTGGTCACTAAATTACATGTACCATGTTTGGCACCAATTATTGTGTGAATGGAATACGTCATTGAAACTGGCACGTAGCAGCGaactttttgataaaaataaggAATTTCTTAGTGGGGGAAAACTCCTACTTGATGGCTTG GAACTGCGAAAACATGGAAGTCCTGATATAGTCATGGCCTTAGTTGGTAACAAAGCTGATCTTCAGGAGAAGCTGGAAGTACCAGTTCAA GATGGCATTGACTATGCGGAGAAGAATGGAAT CTGCATGTTAACAACATACACTACATACAACTCAGAACGGTTGAGATTGACG GAACTGCAAAAACATGGAAGTCCTGATATAGTCATGGCCTTAGTTGGTAACAAAGCTGATCTTCAAGAGAAGCGGGAAGTACCAGTTCAG GATGGCATTGACTCTGCGGAGAAGAATGGAATGTTTTTTATTGAGACATCTGCAAAGACGGCAGATAATATAAATCAGCTGTTTGAG GAAATTGCCAAGCGGCTACCCCGCCCTCCTGCTTCATGA